Within Topomyia yanbarensis strain Yona2022 chromosome 2, ASM3024719v1, whole genome shotgun sequence, the genomic segment GAATCGGTGCGGAGTCGACTGTTGCTACCGGCGAGCGTCCCAAATGTTTTAGCTACGCTGGAGACACTTTATGGTAGACCGGAATTGTTGATCCATGCGTTGTTGCAGAGGATCCGAGGGGTACCTGCGCCAAAACAGGAAAGACTAGATACGCTAATCGGTTTCGGTATGGCGGTGCAGAATTTTTGTGATCATCTGGAAGCCGGGAGGCATGAAGCGCATCTCAACAATCCGATGCTACTGTTCGAGTTGGTAGAGAAGCTTCCAGCACATATGAAACTGGACTGGTCGCTATACAAGCAGCGCTGCGGGGAAGTGAACCTGCGTTCTTTCTCGCAGTATATGCAGACGCTCGTGCGAGCGGCATCCGACGTGACCGTAAACTACGATCCTAGGCCGCAACCTGTACAGCAGCAGCGAATAGTGAAGGAGAAGAACGGAAAGGACAAAAACTTCTGCGGAACTCACTCAATGGAGGATTCTTCTTTGATGGCGACGAACAAAGAAGCATCTGGCGTTACGATGCGCCCATCAAGCCCAGcgtgtttcatttgcaaaaactCGGGGCATCGGGTAAAAGACTGCTCAGAGTTCGACAAGAAAACGGTCGATGAACGCTGGGAGACAATACAGAAACTCGGCTTGTGTCGGCTCTGTCTTGGAGCACACGGAAGGCGCCCCTGCAAGAATCGCAAGCAATGCGATATCGACGGATGTCAAAGGCGTCACCACCCTTTGCTGCACTCCAAACGGGACACAAATGAAGCCCAGCAGGCCAGGGAAAACGGAAAGACGCCAGGAAATGGCTGTAAGAAGTTTGGGAACGACGGAAATTCGGCGAAGAATGGGTCCAGGCAAGAATCGAGTGAAGCTAAGACAAGTAGTTCCAAAGCTGTCACCAATCATCATTCCGCTGGGAAGACTACGCTTTTTCGTATTATTCCAGTGACTTTGTATGGGAACAATCGATCTGTGTCCGTGTATGCTTTCTTGGACGACGGCTCGGAGAGAACGCTGATTGACGAAGAGTTGGTAAAAGACCTTGGGGTTGTAGGAGATCCGCAACCATTGTGCTTGCAGTGGACGGCGAACGTGAAGAGGTCAGAAGCTAATTCTCAACGGGTCGCATTGGAAATAGCAGGACGGTCAGGggcatccaaacattctttgtcGGACGTGCGCACCGTAAGCAAGCTGGACTTACCACGACAATCCTTGCGGTACGCGGAACTCGCAGAAACCTTTCCGTACCTAAAGGGCCTACCGATCGATGATTACGATCAAGCGGTACCGCGCATCCTCATCGGAAACGACAACGCTCACGTTACATCGACACTCAAGCTACGAGATGGCCGACCGGGAGAGCCGATAGCAGCAAAATCACGTTTGGGATGGACGGTTTACGGATCCAACCAGGACAAGTCAGGGGATATCGTTCATAGTTTCCACATATGCGAGTGCCAGGAGGCCGAGCAGACCCTACATGAGCTCGTGGAGAAATTTTTCTCAGTCGAGAGTCTGGGTATAATGGAAGTCGCCCATCCTGAGTCCGCGGAAACTCAACGAGCAAATCAGATCCTGATGGAAACTACTAAGCGGGTCGGACAGCGATTCGAAACTGGGCTTCTCTGGAAGTACGATAGCTTCGAGTTCCCGGACAGCTACCAGATGGCGGTTCGACGACTGCAGTGTTTGGAAAGGCGTATGCAGAGGGATTTACTCATCGGCGAAAGTGTGAGGAGACAGCTTTCTGAGTATCAAGCGAAAGGGTACATACACAAAGCGACCCGGAAGGAGCTCGATGATTCAGATCCACGGCGTACGTGGTACTTACCTTTAGGAGTGGTCATCAATCCCAAGAAGCCGTCCAAGGTTCGTATCTTCTGCGATGCAGCGGCCAAAGTGGATGGAGTCGCACTCAACACGATGCTGTTGAAAGGGCCGGATCTGCTAAATACGTTGCTCAATGTTCTATACGGATTCCGGGAGAAACGGGTCGCTCTGTGCGCGGATCTGAAGGAGATGTTTCACCAGATTCGGATTCGACGAGAAGATCGACATGCGCAACAACTGCTTTGGCGAGATGATCCTACACAAGCCCCCGATGTGTATTTGATGGACGTCGCAACGTTTGGTGCAACGTGTTCACCGTGTTCGGCACAATTCGTGAAGAATTTGAACGCTAAGGAGCATTCAAGACAGTATCCAGTTGCAGCCGACGCAATTATCCGGAAGCACTACGTGGATGACTACTTGGACAGCGCTGACGACGTTGACGAAGCGGTGAAGCTGGCACATGAAGTCAAACTGGTCCACTCTCTCGGCGGATTCCATCTGCGGAACTGGCTTTCAAATTCCACCGAGGTTCTCGCACGGGTCGGGGAGAGAGACCCAGTCACAGAAAAGTGTCTCCAGCTGGACAAGAACAGTTCAACCGAACGCGTGCTCGGGATGTACTGGAAGCCGGTCGACGATGTCTTCACGTTTACAACGACGCTAGCGGTGGGTGCGGAGCATCCAACTAAGCGCCAGGCACTGCGAGTAGTGATGAGCCCATTCGATCCGGCAGGATTGTTGTGTTTTTTCCTCATACACGGCAAGGTACTAATCCAGGAGCTGTGGAGGGCGAAGACGACATGGGATCAACTAATTCCGGAGGAGTTACTTGGGAAGTGGATGCGGTGGACGAGTTTGTTCAAACATCTGGACCAGATTAGCATTCCGCGTTGCTACTTTCCGCAACGTTCGGTGAAAGATATCTTGTCGCTGCAACTGCATATCTACGTGGATGCTAGCGAAGAAGCTTATGCGTGTGTCGCTTACTTTCGGGCGGTATTTCCGGATGGGATTTCTGTTGCGTTAGTCGGTGGGAAATCCAAGGTGGCTCCACTGAAGGCACACTCCATCCCACGGTTGGAGTTGATGGCAGCGGTAATCGGAGTTCGCTTGATGAAGACCATCCTCACTGGGCACTCGCTCGTAGTCGAGAAGACAGTGTTATGGTGTGACTCTAAGACGGTGCTGGCTTGGATAAATTCAGATCATCGAAGATATCGCCAGTTCGTAGCTTGCCGAGTAGGTGAGATTTTGTCCAAGTCGGAGGCGAAGCAATGGCGTTGGATATCATCGAGAAAGAACGTCGCCGACGATGCGACAAAGTGGGGAAAAGGGCCGTGTTTGTCCTCAGGCGGCCGTTGGTTCCGTGGTGACAACGATTTATATTTGCCAGAAGATCAATGGACCATAGATGCAGATTCAGTCGGCGCGACGACCGATGAAGAGCTGAGGTCGTGTTTGGTGCACAAGGAGGTTATCGTACCGCCACAACTTGTGAGGTGGGAGCGATTCTCGAAACTGACGCATTTGTATCGATCGGTAGCACATGTTCATCGCTACGTACAAAATCTACGGCGAACGGTAAAACGAGAGACTCGACTGGACGGACCACTCACTCAAGAGGAATTAGCAACAGTCGAAACCACAATCTTTCGTTGGGTGCAGTGTGAGCAGTATCCGGACGAGGTGGCGACTTTGTCAGTAATGCGGGACAAGCAGCCAGGACAACAGGCGCGGCTAGAGAAAACCAGCAAAATATACAAACTGTCTCCGTACTTGGACGAAGCAGGTGTTATTCGTTCTGATGGAAGGATATCTGCTGCGACCGTCGCCGCGTTTGACGCTAAGTTTCCAGTAATATTGCCGAAAGCCCATCCAGTGACTAGACTGCTGGTTGAATGGTACCACCAACGATTTCTTCACGCCAATGGCGAGACTGTCGTGAACGAAGTGAGACAGCGTTTCCACATATCGCAGCTGCGCCCGTTCGTGCGTAAGGTGGCTAAAGAGTGCGCCTTGTGTAAAGTCAAGAAGCCAAGTCTGGCGACACCCCGAATGGCTCCACTCCCGGCGGCCAGGTTGCAGGCGTACGTACGTCCATTTTCCTACGTAGGCGTCGACTATTTCGGGCCGATCGGCGTGCGGGTGAACCGAAGTATTGCAAAACGATGGGTAGCTCTGTTCACGTGTATGACCACACGAGCAATCCATCTCGAAGTCGCTCACACACTTTCAACGGAATCTTGCAAGATGGCGATCAGGCGTTTCATCGGACGCAGAGGAGCACCTGTGGAGATCCGCAGCGACAGGGGCACAAATTTCGTGGGATCGAGCAACGAACTTAAGCAGGAGATGGGCAAAATCGAGCGCCAGCTTGCCGAAACGTTCACCAACGCGAACACGAAATGGGTGTTTAACCcacctggatcacctcacatggGTGGCGCCTGGGAGCGTCTAGTGCGGTCGGTGAAAATCGCTCTTGCTGCAATGGAGTCTTCTCGAACGCCGAACGAAGAAACGCTGGCAACGTTGCTAGTGGAAGCTGAGAGTGTGGTCAATTCGAGACCGCTAACATATATTCCTCTGGAGACGGCGCAACAGGAGGCTCTAACACCGAACCACTTTCTTCTAATGAGCTCGAGCGGCGTAACGCAGACTCCGAAGACGCTTACGGATCCAAGACAAGCCTGCAGGAACGACTGGAATCTATGCCGTACAATGGTAGATCAGTTTTGGCGCCGGTGGGTGCGGGAATATCTTCCTACCATCGCACGTCGTACCAAGTGGTTTGAGGAGACAAAACCGATCGAGGTAGGAGATTCGGTGATCATCGTAGAGGAGAAGATACGCAACGGATGGATTCGAGGACGTGTAGCCAAGGTCGTGGTGGGCCGAGATGGGCGAGTTCGCGATGCCGTGGTGCAAACTCCCGACGGAATGGTGCATCGACCTGTTGCAAAGCTGGCGCGGATCGACATAGAAAAGGTGGGGCTTCAGCCGGGAACAGCAGAAGGTAAAGCTGAACCGGAGATAGCTAACCAGCCTTACGGGTCGGGGAGTGTTACGGTATGTCCCGCTGACCCCTTCCAACTCCACGGTCTACCACCTGTCGGTGGACAATTTTGATGTAGTGAGGACCATTTGAAATGGAAGGAtaggaaaagggaaaaaaggaccgtttgaaatggaaggatagaaaaaggaaaaaaaaaggaTCGTTTGAAATGGTAGGATGGAAAAACATAGACGTCACGTAGAGATGAGAGAAAGGTATAAGAAAAAAGAATAGATAGAAATTGTTGGAAGTTTAAGTAAATAGAACGTTGAATTCGTGAAGATATAAGCAAACATTTATTTCCGTGCCGGAAGGCCAAGAAACGCACTCAACCGTTCGAATTGTGCACGATTGAGGTTAGGTGATACGTGACTTGCGTATTGCCCTGTAATCTAGCCGTAATTGTTGGGAATTAACGAGATACAATAATTGACCGATCTTTTAGATGATACCGTTTGGAATACATTCCTTAGGGTGTTGCTGAAAAGCCTCTTATTTAATCCACCCAACACTACTCGTGACcgaaatatcacgataatgttgcgttgcgttgcgttgtgacgatgattttggcggattgctcactgacttcatcatgtttgactgctgattatagaataagagttgcttagatAATGGTAAgcaggaattcataccaatccgaccaacattaaaacctcaacagcatgatagccatcattgccggccgcccccattcatcattcacggggaaggataaaggataaggtagacaggaagtgttgatgctccacctacttaatggaaggacgacgattcatcagactcttccataggtgtcgcggagttgatagtttggaagggtatcaggtctaggattcgctccaagcaagcgatgcgacctataaagcatattttattaggtagttgtttagttagtcttcgagcgcacgatgactcgaaaaagaaaagatcttgtttagtttttggttatttttaaactctggacagcgggctaccgagagtatcctatgttccctaaacaaaagcaatttgaactccacacagccgaccgtaaGAGTATTGCCTAGGTTAGCTAAtattatctgcgtaatgggccggatcactatttattgaaacagtatttagacggattttgttacttcttctctacgatatattatttggcttgaaaactaccgagtgataacacattatacaggcaaagatagcgcgagatgttataaatcatggaaaatattcttattttccatatcggattgtttttggaatacaagtatacgagcgataataacgaacactgaagggaaatataaaggattgttaacctgatgcactaGCTTGATAGCagtaacggagcttgaaattaggttcataaaaacagacgcggcgaatttccaatacgtattgacccgtgatcatcgatactagtcagattagtcgaattggggctaatttccgatcaaatattcttttttacggcaatgttttctcgactagatctgttcgaaCCCTCTCATTTTGCTACTATCGGCCGAatgctgatagcacccagtcgtcgccggtctagggaccaaatgtcatcaatagacttagactcgcgtggaggcatgagataggaaacttgtgagaattttgctatcccaccatttgacgaccatgaccgaaatatcacgataatgtgAATATAAAGTACGAAAATCGTGATCTCGAAATCATGAATgtacataaatcacattacacgtgattaaaatatcagaAAACGTGatcaagatcctgaaatcatgaactaaacatcactctactcgtgactaaaatattatgATAACGTGAAttgaaatttcgaaaatcgTGCCTAAGATCATGCAATCGTGAATTTAAATCACGCTACTCTGACAGGAAAACCGATAATAAATTCATTAATTAAATCCCACGGTAACTCCAagtaaaatcacaaaaatcgcaaATAAGCTACTGCAATCATGAAAATCGTTTAACTCTCGGCAGTGCGCAGTGGAAGAATTCCGACAAAATAGGCAATTAAttagaagccgctgaaaaagtatgacaatatatacaccaaaagttgcggaattttttAGGAAACCGGTAAAGTTCCGGattttcaaagccccatatctccggtcacaggTGCGTGCAgttaacaaatttgattgcatattGATCGCTAGAGCTTTCCGCAACTTTGTGGgtataattttttaaactttttcagcggcttctgaattaggcctgaaatttgatgaatatcggtaatgttccggatcttcaaagccccatatctccggtcacaagtgcgtacggtgaataaatttgattgcatcttgatcgctggagttttccgcaactttaagggtataattattcgtacttTTTCAACAGCTTCTGACTTAGGCCTGAGATTTGATGAATACCGGTAGTGCTCCGGATTTTCAAAGCCTCAAATCTCCGGTCACAAGTACGTgtggtgaacaaatttgattgcatcttgatcgccAAAGTTTTTCGCAACTTCGAGGGTATAATTCTTtgaactttttcagcggcttctgcattaggcctcagatttgatgaaaaccggtaatcCGGTaaccggatcttcaaagccccatatctccggtcacaagtgcATCCGgttaacaaatttgattgcatcttgatcgctagAATTTTCCGCAGCTTTAAGGATATAATTCTTTGTACGTTCATTGCGGCTTCTGAATTAGACCTCAGATTTGATgatccggatcttcaaagccccatatcacCGGTCACAGGTGCGTGCGGTGAATAAATTCGATTGCATCTTGATTTCTAGAGTTTTTCGCGACTTCGAGGGTATAATTCTTtgaactttttcagcggcttctgcattaggcctcagatttgatgaataCCGGTTATGTTCCgaatcttcaaagccccatatctccagTCGCAAGTGCGTGCGgttaacaaatttgattgcattttaaTCGCTGGAGTTTTCCGCAGCTTTAAGAAtataattctttgtacttttaCAGCGGCTTCTTAATTAGAcctcagatttgatgaaaaccggtaatgttccggatctttaaaaccccatatctccggtcacaggtgcgtgcggtgaacaaatttgattgcatttggaTCGCTAGCATTTTCCACAACTTTAAGGGTATAATTGTTcaaactttttcagcggcttctgaattaggcctcagatttgatgaataccggtaatgttccggattttcaaagcctatatctccggtcacaagtgcgtgcggtgaacaaatttgattgcattttaaTCGCTGGAGTTTTTCACAACTTTAAGGGTATAATTATTTGTACTTTTACAGCGGCTTCCGaattaggcctcagatttgaAGAAAACCGGTAATATTCCGATTCTTTAAAGTCCCATAACTCCGGCCACAgttgcgtgcggtgaacaaatttgattgcatcttgttACCTAAAAAATTCAGCAACTTTTGTTGTGTATATTGtgatactttttcagcggcttccaattaattgcctttttggtTGGATTTCTTCAACTGTGCAGTGTAttgaacaaattatgaacaagagcCGAATACTTAACATGGCCAGGGACGAATCacagtagggtaaggtggggcaaatccgacctagtaaatggttttggctgtaaaatgctcattttatatCGGATGAAGTCGTATttgtataccaaattaaaggttagactcctggacAATTTTCTGTATAaagcattttatttggatcttgggaatatcttgagatacaagcgttttacaaaaatgttcatttttgctgttttcaaaaatggtggggtaaacccgaccccctatgttctTGGTTGATTTAGggcagatattactcaaattttatggtttttcaacgataaatcaatgaatgttgtgttattgaattgtaacatgaagaaaatggagttcaatgtcaatcttggaatgctataatcacgagcagtagcacgtaatgatattcccattttcaTCGGAggaattgctcgacgaatactaaaatcatcacgttttgtgtcttttgtttgtaattatgaaccattttgcataaaaatactaaataataacaataaaaatatatttcaatttgataaatataaattttcttagcaaaaaagcggtcggatttactccaatatttagaggtcagatttgccccaccgcgtcatttttcattacgatgcgattaaaaaaaaatatgaaaaaggttgaactaaattcatctatgcactttgtagaacttaaatcaaagaatttaaatccacttacatttattatgcaatcactttaacaataagaaatatcctgtagtcaatgatacacaaaagtcaaatcaaaagttgtaaaaacacactttttttcgtatgagcatctcaatgtagactaataaaatgctctcataccaccattatgattattttcgatgctctacacgacaacattgatattagttcgcgtagtgcttctgattttcagTAACAGAgaggggtcgggtttacccaacggtcggatttgccccatctTACCCTAACCCTACCAAACATAagaatgtatttatttattaagtGCTAACTAGTTTTTAGGAAATACCAATAGTTTCGTGAATACGAGGTTTCAGGAACTTCGTCACGGTTTCCGTAAAtttttcagttcacgaaatgattatcttttttcgttaatttatgaacggatttttttccgtgtggttagaaataaatttccaaaattcgatttgtctgAAATGTGTGAAACCCCACCGCCCCTGTTAGTCGGCTGGAGCAGCCTATACGCATGGCGAATAAACATGTTTAGCTGCTACGCAATTAAGTAGACCAGTTGGTTGAATTcaattttgtgtttttttaaatgtaaagtgagaaaaaaattgttgaggtTAAAAACAATTTGGGTGTGCTTCTAATGATATCCGCTAACGATGATATGATATCTGCATTTTAAATATCGATATAAGACTTGGGTTGACAACAGAAACAGTGTACACAGTTGCATATAAAAGTCGACAAAAGAACTTTTGTAAAAGGCAAATACGTGTGAAACGAAAGGTCTCATCAAACCGTTAtgcgttttttttgttttaatgcgtCCCGGTTAATCATACAAAATCCCCACTTCAAAATTTTAGTGCACATTCAAGACGAATCAAATCGCTAACACATTTTGTACAGTAATGAAATGGAATGCAATAAGCCACGCTGATGAACAGGTTTAATCAATCTTAATAGGATATTGATATCCCATCCTCAACCTACAGCTAATTCGAGTACGCATTTCAATAACTTGAAACAGCATTCATTATTCTCGAAGTGGATGCTATACTCTGGCTTATGTAAATTATCTGAATATTCTGTCGATTTAAACTATTATAAGCTGAGATTTACGAAAAAATATTAGTCGCAATTTTACGTTGCAAATAGATAACCCTTAAGTTATAGATTTTCTCTACACTAATCGTTTCCATTTCCAGCTACAGACTTAAATTCGAGCACCTCACAAAACAACGACAAGATCATGGGGTCGGGTTATCAAAACAAATAATCATCTCCGGACTTCACATTCATAGCTTATCATTTGTATTGTCCGTAACGGTCGACTGTCTCTGTGTTGGTGGACGAGGTCGCGGTCAGGGGTTTTTGTTTGATGATGGAAAACACAAAATTCGTAAAATAACACGATCTTGTCTGCGTTGTCGTTAGCGAAAAGAGCGAACCAAGTTCAACCTGTTTTAATTCCTTTCTCGGCTGTGCGTTTTTCAGTATGTGTGCATTGATCATCCCGCAGAGGGGTTCCGCGGGCTCTAATCAGACATAATCAGTATCGAACGGGATTTCTTAGTGGAATGACGATTTTGTTGAGTCTTTGGGCGGTGTCCGTGGCAATCGTTGCGAGTCAAGCGGGTAAGTGCATGTACTAGAAAGTTTTACTCGTAACAATGTTTCCATTATTTGATCTTGCAGTCGATTTGTATGACCCATGCGAAGATGCAGCCGGAGCACCGGGTATCTGTGTGCCGGTGAAATCATGCGAACCAGTTAGTGCAATGCTGAAACGAGGGAATCTGTCCGGTGATGAACGGAATTACTTGAAAAAGTCCAACTGTGGCATGATGAACTCAGGAAGAGCCGTGTGCTGTCCCTTTCCGAAGATGCTGAAGGCTCGTTTTGATGCCCCGGCAACCCTTCCTGCTGTTGGTATTTGCGGCATTGATTCCGGTTCTCGAATTGTGGGCGGAGAGGTCGCCCAGTTAGATGAGTACCCGTGGCTAGCAAGAATCCAGTACTATAAATGTGAGTATTTTAAAACTTGAACCCTTAAGAAATACTTacaattttaattcgtttaCAGCCAACAAACGTTTCGGATTCCATTGTGGCGGAGTCCTTGTCAACGAGCGATACGTATTGACTGCGGCTCATTGCATCCAAAATGTTCCCGCATCTTGGAAAGTGTAACTATCTATCAAACTCTGCCCGACTAATTGATGTTCAATAAGCTAACCAAACCCATTTCTTTCAGTTACAAAATCCGTCTAGGTGAATACGATACCGAATCGGACTTGGAATGCAACTTCCACGACAAAGACGACTGTGCCGATTCGGTTCAAGACGTGTTGGTGTCTTCGTACTATATCCACGAGGATTACTTCCAGGAGAACGGTGCGGACTACAACGACATCGCTTTAATCCGTCTGTCGGTACCAGTGAACTACACCGACTACATTCGACCCATCTGTTTACCCACCACCGATGAACTGAAAAAGCTTCCAACCGAGGGCAAGAAGATGACAGTGGCTGGATGGGGTCAAACTGAAACGGGATCGTC encodes:
- the LOC131680765 gene encoding uncharacterized protein LOC131680765 codes for the protein MPNCTGSAPTVETHCNQCNEPDTDRMVSCCHCDSWWHFTCVGVNDSIDATDRPFTCPNCQRPSAQIPVIDAPGSKANSKAGTSTSTCSAGAIRARLQLERLEAQKALAMKRIELERREHERKMEQEKQKKEAEFERRQLQLEQAVMNESFRLREVIDLGGEGDEDNRSVASVQSSFSKVQQWKVAHSTLVVPTEKAPAIGTSNATTATGIQARQDGMQQPTSINEGILEAALAGISLGQSGLEPTLGGIIGRAESTTAPIVGSGQANIFSVTSALAGPSKGIANVIPKQHAFQNYPFPLTQPPPAGNSFVIPRVGNPNFAIAAQSTAVNRDSAGPIRGPVTVEELLGGEYSQSYAGQPLPSVIPTEQRFSRRQTVPPGIQLGPQEQPRFAEFQAGAQQPPLHDEQAYWGPTPRQLAARHVMNKELPIFSGNPEDWPLFISSYVNSTQTCGFSNEENLARLQRCLKGHALESVRSRLLLPASVPNVLATLETLYGRPELLIHALLQRIRGVPAPKQERLDTLIGFGMAVQNFCDHLEAGRHEAHLNNPMLLFELVEKLPAHMKLDWSLYKQRCGEVNLRSFSQYMQTLVRAASDVTVNYDPRPQPVQQQRIVKEKNGKDKNFCGTHSMEDSSLMATNKEASGVTMRPSSPACFICKNSGHRVKDCSEFDKKTVDERWETIQKLGLCRLCLGAHGRRPCKNRKQCDIDGCQRRHHPLLHSKRDTNEAQQARENGKTPGNGCKKFGNDGNSAKNGSRQESSEAKTSSSKAVTNHHSAGKTTLFRIIPVTLYGNNRSVSVYAFLDDGSERTLIDEELVKDLGVVGDPQPLCLQWTANVKRSEANSQRVALEIAGRSGASKHSLSDVRTVSKLDLPRQSLRYAELAETFPYLKGLPIDDYDQAVPRILIGNDNAHVTSTLKLRDGRPGEPIAAKSRLGWTVYGSNQDKSGDIVHSFHICECQEAEQTLHELVEKFFSVESLGIMEVAHPESAETQRANQILMETTKRVGQRFETGLLWKYDSFEFPDSYQMAVRRLQCLERRMQRDLLIGESVRRQLSEYQAKGYIHKATRKELDDSDPRRTWYLPLGVVINPKKPSKVRIFCDAAAKVDGVALNTMLLKGPDLLNTLLNVLYGFREKRVALCADLKEMFHQIRIRREDRHAQQLLWRDDPTQAPDVYLMDVATFGATCSPCSAQFVKNLNAKEHSRQYPVAADAIIRKHYVDDYLDSADDVDEAVKLAHEVKLVHSLGGFHLRNWLSNSTEVLARVGERDPVTEKCLQLDKNSSTERVLGMYWKPVDDVFTFTTTLAVGAEHPTKRQALRVVMSPFDPAGLLCFFLIHGKVLIQELWRAKTTWDQLIPEELLGKWMRWTSLFKHLDQISIPRCYFPQRSVKDILSLQLHIYVDASEEAYACVAYFRAVFPDGISVALVGGKSKVAPLKAHSIPRLELMAAVIGVRLMKTILTGHSLVVEKTVLWCDSKTVLAWINSDHRRYRQFVACRVGEILSKSEAKQWRWISSRKNVADDATKWGKGPCLSSGGRWFRGDNDLYLPEDQWTIDADSVGATTDEELRSCLVHKEVIVPPQLVRWERFSKLTHLYRSVAHVHRYVQNLRRTVKRETRLDGPLTQEELATVETTIFRWVQCEQYPDEVATLSVMRDKQPGQQARLEKTSKIYKLSPYLDEAGVIRSDGRISAATVAAFDAKFPVILPKAHPVTRLLVEWYHQRFLHANGETVVNEVRQRFHISQLRPFVRKVAKECALCKVKKPSLATPRMAPLPAARLQAYVRPFSYVGVDYFGPIGVRVNRSIAKRWVALFTCMTTRAIHLEVAHTLSTESCKMAIRRFIGRRGAPVEIRSDRGTNFVGSSNELKQEMGKIERQLAETFTNANTKWVFNPPGSPHMGGAWERLVRSVKIALAAMESSRTPNEETLATLLVEAESVVNSRPLTYIPLETAQQEALTPNHFLLMSSSGVTQTPKTLTDPRQACRNDWNLCRTMVDQFWRRWVREYLPTIARRTKWFEETKPIEVGDSVIIVEEKIRNGWIRGRVAKVVVGRDGRVRDAVVQTPDGMVHRPVAKLARIDIEKVGLQPGTAEGKAEPEIANQPYGSGSVTVCPADPFQLHGLPPVGGQF
- the LOC131684604 gene encoding CLIP domain-containing serine protease B4-like; translated protein: MTILLSLWAVSVAIVASQAVDLYDPCEDAAGAPGICVPVKSCEPVSAMLKRGNLSGDERNYLKKSNCGMMNSGRAVCCPFPKMLKARFDAPATLPAVGICGIDSGSRIVGGEVAQLDEYPWLARIQYYKSNKRFGFHCGGVLVNERYVLTAAHCIQNVPASWKVYKIRLGEYDTESDLECNFHDKDDCADSVQDVLVSSYYIHEDYFQENGADYNDIALIRLSVPVNYTDYIRPICLPTTDELKKLPTEGKKMTVAGWGQTETGSSSRYKKFLQIEAWENDRCAEAFSSANVDIVDSQLCAGGVKGEDSCRGDSGGPLMKLETVGRQSAWYLKGIVSFGSNKCGTENVPGVYTRLSSYVDWILENIEE